A genomic segment from Nitrosopumilus sp. K4 encodes:
- the cbiT gene encoding precorrin-6Y C5,15-methyltransferase (decarboxylating) subunit CbiT, whose amino-acid sequence MWNFKTPGIPDEEFERTEKVPITKEEIRVMQISKARLKPGQIVYDIGCGSGSITVEAAIQVENSGKVIAVDYDENAIELTRKNTEKFNLKNISIVTGNAKEKILDLPEADVIFVGGTGGDTQEIVEKSQNKLKSGGRIVIGVILIETMYSVLTILDDLEFVDVDITQVTISKSRKTSKGTMMLARNPVTIISATRK is encoded by the coding sequence ATGTGGAATTTTAAAACACCTGGGATTCCTGACGAAGAATTTGAACGTACTGAAAAAGTTCCAATTACTAAAGAGGAAATACGTGTAATGCAAATTAGTAAGGCTCGTTTAAAACCTGGACAAATTGTATATGATATTGGTTGTGGCAGTGGATCAATTACTGTAGAAGCGGCAATACAAGTAGAAAATTCTGGAAAGGTCATTGCAGTTGATTATGATGAAAATGCGATAGAACTAACAAGAAAAAATACAGAGAAATTTAACCTGAAAAACATTTCAATTGTTACTGGTAACGCTAAAGAAAAAATTCTGGATTTGCCAGAAGCTGACGTGATTTTTGTTGGTGGCACCGGAGGTGATACACAAGAAATAGTTGAAAAGTCACAAAACAAGCTTAAATCAGGAGGACGAATTGTAATAGGTGTGATTTTAATTGAAACAATGTATTCTGTATTGACCATTCTTGATGACCTGGAATTTGTCGATGTAGATATTACTCAAGTTACCATATCAAAAAGCAGAAAAACCTCTAAAGGAACTATGATGTTGGCCCGAAACCCAGTTACTATAATCTCTGCAACTCGAAAGTAA
- the rqcH gene encoding ribosome rescue protein RqcH yields MPLAGIELRYLVDRITKEVQDYYVSNIYGITKDSILFKLHHTEKPDIFMMISTFGVWITSVKIEQMEPNRLQKRLRNDLLRLKLKKIEQIGTERIAYFTFAGFDKEFVIVGEFFGDGNILLCNSEMKILALQHSIDVRHRKLGVGLEYVPPPNDGLDILNVSESDFEQMKMSDLAGAKWIGRNLGLPKKYAEGIFEFAGIDSKKVCNQFSEKEVRKLYETTKEVVNNVISGKHEPVITRNEKTEVLPIRLGVEENITPVNSFIEGLDTVFTENIIEKGKSVQSSDSEKKIKELQSQISEQEKAIEIVKEKSEKITNVANSLFGMVSQGIISIEDPRSQKILSENNTKIAKEKGIPLIIINEQKIQINPNAPLQSIASVLFNEAKRQSSAIKSIQDIKEKTLKKLEKLQNKTESEKNTIVVSDIRKKNWYERYRWFFTSDGLLAIGGRDAASNSAVVRKHLGKNDKIFHGEIHGSPFFILKDAENPPDTSMNEVAHATACFSRAWREGIHGLKTYWVNPEQVKKSAPSGQFLPKGSFTIEGKRNFIGVPSLKLAVGIIRQEEHHILTCGPPEPIKKNSVYYAIIEPHGSELVDAAKKIRIEFSKLDEEIVRNISIDEFVRVLPSGQSQIKEVAFGNAL; encoded by the coding sequence ATGCCACTTGCTGGAATTGAGCTACGTTATTTAGTTGATAGAATCACAAAGGAAGTTCAAGACTACTATGTCAGCAATATCTATGGCATTACAAAAGACAGTATTCTGTTTAAGCTTCACCATACAGAAAAGCCAGACATTTTCATGATGATCTCAACATTTGGAGTGTGGATTACATCTGTCAAGATAGAACAGATGGAACCAAACAGATTACAGAAAAGACTTCGAAATGATTTGCTCCGATTAAAGCTAAAGAAGATTGAACAGATTGGAACTGAGCGTATTGCATATTTTACATTTGCAGGATTTGACAAAGAGTTTGTTATTGTTGGGGAATTTTTCGGAGATGGGAATATTTTGCTCTGTAATAGTGAAATGAAAATTTTAGCATTGCAGCACTCAATTGATGTGCGTCACAGAAAGTTAGGTGTTGGGCTAGAGTACGTTCCACCACCAAATGATGGATTAGATATTCTTAATGTGTCTGAATCAGACTTTGAACAGATGAAAATGTCAGATTTGGCAGGGGCAAAATGGATTGGAAGAAATCTTGGTTTGCCAAAAAAGTATGCTGAAGGAATATTCGAGTTTGCAGGAATTGATTCAAAAAAAGTATGCAACCAGTTTTCAGAAAAAGAAGTGAGGAAATTGTATGAAACAACAAAAGAAGTTGTAAACAATGTAATTTCTGGAAAACATGAACCAGTGATTACTAGAAATGAAAAAACTGAAGTTCTGCCAATAAGATTAGGAGTTGAGGAAAACATAACTCCTGTTAACAGCTTTATTGAAGGGCTTGATACTGTTTTTACTGAAAATATCATAGAGAAAGGGAAATCGGTTCAATCAAGTGATTCAGAAAAGAAAATCAAGGAATTACAAAGTCAGATTTCTGAACAGGAAAAGGCAATAGAAATTGTGAAAGAAAAATCTGAAAAAATAACAAATGTTGCAAACTCGTTATTTGGGATGGTTTCACAAGGAATTATTTCAATAGAAGATCCAAGGTCTCAGAAAATTTTATCAGAGAACAATACAAAAATTGCAAAAGAAAAAGGTATTCCGTTAATAATAATTAACGAACAAAAAATTCAGATCAATCCAAACGCACCTTTACAATCAATTGCATCAGTACTATTCAATGAAGCAAAACGTCAATCAAGTGCAATAAAATCAATTCAAGATATCAAAGAAAAAACATTGAAGAAATTAGAAAAATTGCAAAACAAGACTGAATCTGAAAAGAACACTATTGTTGTATCAGACATAAGAAAAAAGAATTGGTATGAACGTTATAGATGGTTTTTCACATCGGACGGATTACTTGCAATTGGTGGACGGGATGCTGCATCTAATTCTGCAGTTGTTAGAAAGCATCTTGGGAAAAATGACAAAATATTTCATGGGGAGATTCACGGTTCACCATTTTTTATTTTAAAAGATGCAGAAAACCCTCCGGATACAAGCATGAATGAGGTTGCGCATGCTACTGCATGTTTTAGCAGAGCGTGGAGGGAAGGAATACATGGCCTTAAAACATACTGGGTGAATCCAGAACAAGTGAAAAAATCTGCTCCTAGTGGACAATTTCTTCCAAAAGGATCATTTACAATAGAAGGAAAAAGAAACTTCATTGGAGTTCCATCTTTAAAGTTGGCAGTCGGAATTATTCGTCAAGAAGAACATCATATTCTTACGTGTGGTCCTCCAGAACCAATAAAGAAAAATTCTGTTTATTATGCAATAATTGAACCACATGGTTCAGAACTAGTCGATGCTGCAAAAAAAATAAGGATAGAATTCTCCAAATTAGATGAAGAAATTGTTAGAAATATCTCCATTGATGAATTTGTAAGAGTCCTTCCATCAGGACAAAGTCAGATTAAAGAAGTGGCATTTGGAAATGCACTCTAA
- a CDS encoding Mut7-C RNAse domain-containing protein: MLGNVAKKMRLLGYDSKYDADIDDDKLIEEAKNEDRVIVSRDESLVRKSKKAGLKSILVSRHDEIGQFLEIINSSGIAISQINGDIARCPKCNSNTEVVLKSSVKELIPPKVFEINEKFWKCKGCNQVYWEGTHITNLQRFVMEINERLQ; this comes from the coding sequence ATGCTAGGAAATGTTGCAAAAAAAATGCGACTGTTAGGATATGATTCAAAATATGATGCAGATATCGATGATGATAAATTGATCGAAGAGGCAAAAAATGAAGATAGAGTAATTGTCTCAAGAGATGAAAGTTTGGTAAGAAAATCAAAAAAAGCAGGTTTGAAATCAATTCTTGTTTCAAGACATGATGAAATTGGACAGTTTTTAGAGATAATCAATAGTTCAGGCATAGCAATTTCTCAGATTAATGGAGACATTGCCAGATGTCCTAAATGTAATTCCAATACAGAAGTTGTTTTGAAATCATCAGTAAAAGAATTGATTCCTCCCAAAGTTTTTGAAATAAATGAAAAATTCTGGAAGTGTAAAGGCTGCAATCAAGTATATTGGGAAGGCACACATATAACAAATCTACAGAGATTTGTGATGGAGATAAATGAAAGATTACAATAA
- a CDS encoding TIGR00296 family protein → MKDYNNLTQKEGEVLVKTARRIVTEYLRSETVSELDKNFREDFSFNAGVFVTLNNPIGLRGCIGYPLPDKKLFLALKDAAIAAAVEDPRFPPIKSEELESISFEVTVLTPPRKIIVNDPKEYLSEIKVGRDGLIVRNGFNSGLLLPQVPVEYNWNEQEFLEYTCEKAGLSKDHWKDSNTEIEKFEGIVFKEEKPNGSVIQEKL, encoded by the coding sequence ATGAAAGATTACAATAATCTAACTCAAAAAGAAGGAGAGGTTCTTGTAAAGACAGCAAGAAGAATCGTTACAGAGTATCTCAGATCAGAAACAGTGTCTGAGCTAGACAAAAACTTTAGAGAGGATTTTTCTTTTAATGCAGGAGTATTTGTTACCTTAAACAACCCTATTGGTTTGAGAGGTTGTATTGGATATCCTTTGCCAGATAAAAAATTGTTTTTAGCATTAAAAGATGCCGCAATTGCAGCTGCAGTTGAAGATCCTAGATTTCCTCCTATAAAAAGTGAAGAATTGGAATCAATTTCCTTTGAAGTAACTGTTTTGACACCACCAAGAAAAATCATAGTAAATGATCCAAAAGAGTATCTATCAGAAATTAAAGTTGGAAGAGATGGATTAATTGTTAGAAATGGTTTTAATTCAGGATTGTTGTTACCGCAAGTTCCAGTCGAATACAATTGGAATGAACAAGAATTTTTAGAATACACATGTGAAAAGGCAGGATTGTCAAAAGATCATTGGAAAGATTCCAATACAGAGATTGAAAAATTTGAGGGTATTGTCTTTAAAGAAGAAAAACCAAATGGTTCAGTTATTCAAGAAAAGTTATAG
- a CDS encoding aconitase X swivel domain-containing protein, translating into MKKILVKGKTKGTVLKSHDPINFLGTVDKKTGIISDKNHELYNKSIRDSILVFPSGVGSSVGAYTIYSIKSNNSAPLAMICQKADLTVATGCALANIPLITISDEEFSSLHNGQKISLDTDSSNPITFLE; encoded by the coding sequence ATGAAAAAAATTCTGGTTAAAGGAAAAACAAAAGGTACCGTCTTAAAATCACATGATCCGATAAACTTTCTAGGCACAGTTGACAAAAAAACAGGCATAATTAGTGACAAAAATCATGAACTTTACAATAAATCCATAAGAGATTCGATACTTGTTTTTCCTTCTGGTGTTGGAAGTAGTGTTGGTGCATACACTATCTATTCTATAAAATCAAACAATTCTGCACCGCTTGCTATGATATGTCAAAAAGCAGATCTTACTGTTGCTACTGGATGTGCACTTGCAAATATTCCTCTGATAACAATATCTGATGAAGAATTTTCTTCATTGCATAATGGGCAAAAAATTTCATTAGACACCGATTCCTCAAATCCTATAACTTTTCTTGAATAA